A DNA window from Rhineura floridana isolate rRhiFlo1 chromosome 11, rRhiFlo1.hap2, whole genome shotgun sequence contains the following coding sequences:
- the LOC133367720 gene encoding olfactory receptor 8U9-like: MAINCHQAWPNCSFTAAAATAMRPTGLENADSRHPKWRRPSSQRKWPPQVNEMSLDDPPLFVLVVSQEEAKGCGPGLNRPIGSAPSMRHIAHHLGATRDVALTSDGFCGFTLGCNCACRSPSFCTEEKNQTYITEFILLGFGDHHEVLQIPLFLLFLLIYFLTMAGNILIILLIATDRHLHTPMYFFLGNLSCLETCCSSNILLRLLSSFLTGRKTISVNACFVQLYLFASLGSVECYLLSAMSYDRYIAIRKPLHYVKMMNGKLCLQLIATSWISGFLASTLPVILISKLGFCISNKLDHFFCDPFEIIELSCSDTHILKLIIHVVCSMVTVPPFTLTLTSYLFIIVAIMKIPSTTGKQKAFSTCSSHLLVVIIFYGTLISVYVIPNTNRLNGLHKIFSVFYTILTPILNPIIYSLRNKEVKDALRRLISFLVVQTQKKSQK, translated from the exons ATGGCTATTAACTGCCACCAGGCTTGGCCCAACTGCTCCTTCACCGCCGCCGCCGCTACTGCAATGAGGCCTACAGGCCTAGAAAACGCTGACTCTCGCCACCCAAAATGGCGCCGACCAAGCAGCCAAAGAAAATGGCCACCGCAAGTTAATGAAATGTCCCTCGATGATCCTCCTCTCTTTGTCCTCGTCGTGAGCCAAGAGGAAGCCAAAGGGTGCGGcccgggcttaaataggcccattggCTCCGCCCCCTCCATGCGGCACATTGCACATCATCTCGGCGCGACACGCGACGTTGCCCTTACTTCCgatggcttctgcggcttcaccctgGGCTGCAATTGTGCTTGCCGCTCCCCAAGTTTCTG cacagaagagaaaaatcaaacatACATAACTGAATTCATTTTGCTGGGATTTGGAGATCACCATGAGGTACTGCAGATTCCACTTTTCCTCTTGTTCCTTCTCATCTATTTTTTGACTATGGCTGGGAACATCCTCATCATTCTGCTCATTGCCACTGATCGACACCTTCACACCCCCATGTACTTCTTCCTTGGGAACCTCTCATGCTTGGAGACCTGCTGTAGCTCAAATATCTTGCTAAGGTTGTTGTCCAGTTTCCTTACAGGGAGGAAGACAATTTCAGTCAATGCTTGTTTTGTGCAACtttatttgtttgcttctttAGGATCTGTGGAATGCTACCTATTATCAGCAATGTCCTATGACCGGTACATAGCTATACGTAAACCTCTCCATTATGTCAAAATGATGAATGGCAAGTTGTGTCTCCAACTGATTGCCACCTCTTGGATTAGTGGTTTTCTGGCAAGTACTCTGCCAGTGATTTTAATCTCCAAGTTAGGTTTCTGTATTAGCAATAAACTTGACCATTTCTTTTGTGACCCCTTTGAAATCATAGAATTGTCTTGCAGTGACACACACATATTAAAACTGATTATACATGTTGTATGCTCTATGGTCACCGTTCCTCCATTTACATTGACCTTAACATCATACTTGTTCATCATTGTAGCGATAATGAAAATCCCTTCCACCACAGGGAAACAAAAGGCATTTTCCACCTGTTCCTCTCATCTCTTGGTAGTTATAATTTTCTATGGCACACTGATCAGTGTCTATGTGATACCAAACACAAACAGACTGAATGGCCTTCACAAAATCTTCTCTGTCTTCTACACCATCCTGACTCCCATCCTCAATCCTATCATATATAGTTTGAGAAATAAAGAAGTAAAGGATGCCTTGAGAAGACTCATCTCATTCCTAGTagtgcaaacacagaagaaaagtCAGAAATGA